A part of Caretta caretta isolate rCarCar2 chromosome 1, rCarCar1.hap1, whole genome shotgun sequence genomic DNA contains:
- the NFAM1 gene encoding NFAT activation molecule 1 isoform X1, which yields MHYNIRKEKGNCRFFHRSEGGLGRQVAGQKVSVKQTPLIQVAFANEEVSVNCLVSYPYMKEYTTFTIHYYWVNSQGKTATIKNSLVSEAIPPGRTNQTTEKDYPHTIGPPGNPSATGTYYCEAKWTSLTITGKGVFILFRDTGYREPSPSTWKFLIALTTILTILSITETALLLWKRKICHLVSCPKLVVCRGRCPDVLQRCPDLSTGTQPPSGSSEPSGSIYTCLESHQAEVYSVLENNMNSLSLETNPTATLQDMIISQPDRVEGRNEDCGKTGKKKKKKKEMKSQQETLEEPFDILYENI from the exons GACGGCAGGTTGCAGGACAGAAGGTCTCTGTAAAACAAACCCCCCTGATCCAGGTTGCTTTTGCCAATGAAGAAGTATCTGTGAACTGCCTGGTCAGCTACCCCTACATGAAGGAATACACCACCTTCACGATCCATTATTACTGGGTGAACTCACAAGGCAAGACCGCCACAATCAAAAATTCTTTAGTATCTGAAGCAATCCCTCCTGGACGGACGAACCAGACAACAGAGAAGGATTACCCACATACAATTGGGCCACCAGGAAACCCCTCTGCTACTGGCACCTACTACTGCGAGGCCAAGTGGACAAGCCTAACGATAACAGGAAAAGGGGTATTCATCCTTTTTAGAG ACACAGGGTACAGAGAGCCCTCCCCCAGCACGTGGAAATTTCTCATCGCTCTTACCACTATCCTCACCATACTGAGCATCACTGaaacagctctgctgctgtggaaGAGAAAG ATCTGTCATTTAGTGTCTTGTCCTAAGTTGGTGGTGTGTCGTGGGAGATGCCCAGATGTCCTCCAGAGATGCCCAGACCTGAGCACAGGAACCCAACCCCCTTCAGGAAGCTCAGAACCATCTGGCTCCATCTACACT TGCCTAGAATCTCACCAAGCTGAGGTCTATTCTGTCCTTGAGAATAACATGAACAGCTTGTCGCTTGAGACGAATCCCACTGCTACG CTTCAAGACATGATCATCTCACAGCCAGACAGGGTTGAAGGTAGAAATGAAGACTGTGGGAAAacagggaagaagaaaaagaagaagaaagaaatg AAATCTCAGCAAGAAACTCTGGAAGAACCCTTTGATATCCTGTATGAGAATATCTAA
- the NFAM1 gene encoding NFAT activation molecule 1 isoform X2: MVSSLNAIFLLLWLLQRGGRQVAGQKVSVKQTPLIQVAFANEEVSVNCLVSYPYMKEYTTFTIHYYWVNSQGKTATIKNSLVSEAIPPGRTNQTTEKDYPHTIGPPGNPSATGTYYCEAKWTSLTITGKGVFILFRDTGYREPSPSTWKFLIALTTILTILSITETALLLWKRKICHLVSCPKLVVCRGRCPDVLQRCPDLSTGTQPPSGSSEPSGSIYTCLESHQAEVYSVLENNMNSLSLETNPTATLQDMIISQPDRVEGRNEDCGKTGKKKKKKKEMKSQQETLEEPFDILYENI, from the exons ATGGTCTCCAGTCTAAATGCCATCTTCCTTCTTCTCTGGCTCCTTCAGCGTGGAG GACGGCAGGTTGCAGGACAGAAGGTCTCTGTAAAACAAACCCCCCTGATCCAGGTTGCTTTTGCCAATGAAGAAGTATCTGTGAACTGCCTGGTCAGCTACCCCTACATGAAGGAATACACCACCTTCACGATCCATTATTACTGGGTGAACTCACAAGGCAAGACCGCCACAATCAAAAATTCTTTAGTATCTGAAGCAATCCCTCCTGGACGGACGAACCAGACAACAGAGAAGGATTACCCACATACAATTGGGCCACCAGGAAACCCCTCTGCTACTGGCACCTACTACTGCGAGGCCAAGTGGACAAGCCTAACGATAACAGGAAAAGGGGTATTCATCCTTTTTAGAG ACACAGGGTACAGAGAGCCCTCCCCCAGCACGTGGAAATTTCTCATCGCTCTTACCACTATCCTCACCATACTGAGCATCACTGaaacagctctgctgctgtggaaGAGAAAG ATCTGTCATTTAGTGTCTTGTCCTAAGTTGGTGGTGTGTCGTGGGAGATGCCCAGATGTCCTCCAGAGATGCCCAGACCTGAGCACAGGAACCCAACCCCCTTCAGGAAGCTCAGAACCATCTGGCTCCATCTACACT TGCCTAGAATCTCACCAAGCTGAGGTCTATTCTGTCCTTGAGAATAACATGAACAGCTTGTCGCTTGAGACGAATCCCACTGCTACG CTTCAAGACATGATCATCTCACAGCCAGACAGGGTTGAAGGTAGAAATGAAGACTGTGGGAAAacagggaagaagaaaaagaagaagaaagaaatg AAATCTCAGCAAGAAACTCTGGAAGAACCCTTTGATATCCTGTATGAGAATATCTAA